In one Rhodococcus sp. B50 genomic region, the following are encoded:
- the rpsG gene encoding 30S ribosomal protein S7, giving the protein MPRKGPAPKRPLIADPVYGSPLVTQLVNKILLDGKKSTAERIVYQALEQAREKTGTDPVVTLKRALDNVKPALEVRSRRVGGATYQVPVEVRPGRSTTLALRWLVTFSRQRREKTMVERLANELLDASNGLGASVKRREDTHKMAEANKAFAHYRW; this is encoded by the coding sequence ATGCCACGTAAGGGTCCCGCTCCCAAGCGCCCGCTGATCGCCGATCCGGTCTATGGATCGCCGCTGGTCACCCAGCTGGTCAACAAGATCCTGCTGGACGGCAAGAAGTCCACTGCAGAGCGCATCGTCTACCAGGCGCTCGAGCAGGCACGCGAGAAGACCGGCACCGATCCGGTCGTCACCCTCAAGCGCGCGCTCGACAACGTCAAGCCCGCCCTCGAGGTTCGCAGCCGTCGCGTCGGTGGCGCCACCTACCAGGTGCCGGTCGAGGTTCGCCCCGGTCGTTCCACCACCCTCGCACTGCGCTGGCTGGTGACCTTCTCGCGTCAGCGTCGCGAGAAGACCATGGTCGAGCGGCTCGCCAACGAGCTCCTCGATGCGAGCAACGGTCTCGGCGCATCCGTGAAGCGCCGCGAGGACACGCACAAGATGGCTGAAGCCAACAAGGCGTTCGCGCACTACCGCTGGTGA
- the tuf gene encoding elongation factor Tu, whose protein sequence is MAKAKFERTKPHVNIGTIGHVDHGKTTTTAAITKVLADKFPDLNESFAFDQIDKAPEEKARGITINISHVEYQTEKRHYAHVDAPGHADYIKNMITGAAQMDGAILVVAATDGPMPQTREHVLLARQVGVPYILVALNKADMVDDEEILELVEMEVRELLASQEFDENAPVIPISALKALEGDEKWVQSIVDLMQAVDDSIPDPVRETDKPFLMPVEDVFTITGRGTVVTGRIERGVINVNEEVEIVGIRPDSTKTTVTGIEMFRKLLDQGQAGDNVGLLVRGIKREDVERGQVVVKPGTTTPHTEFEGQAYILNKEEGGRHTPFFNNYRPQFYFRTTDVTGVVTLPEGTEMVMPGDNTEMSVKLIQPVAMDEGLRFAIREGGRTVGAGRVTKIIK, encoded by the coding sequence GTGGCGAAGGCGAAGTTCGAGCGGACCAAGCCGCACGTGAACATCGGCACCATCGGTCACGTCGACCACGGCAAGACCACCACCACGGCTGCGATCACCAAGGTGCTTGCCGACAAGTTCCCCGACCTGAACGAGAGCTTCGCTTTCGATCAGATCGACAAGGCACCTGAGGAGAAGGCTCGTGGTATCACGATCAACATCTCCCACGTCGAGTACCAGACCGAGAAGCGCCACTACGCGCACGTCGACGCCCCGGGTCACGCGGACTACATCAAGAACATGATCACCGGTGCCGCCCAGATGGACGGTGCGATCCTGGTCGTGGCCGCCACCGACGGCCCGATGCCGCAGACGCGTGAGCACGTGCTGCTCGCCCGCCAGGTCGGCGTTCCCTACATCCTCGTCGCCCTGAACAAGGCCGACATGGTCGACGACGAGGAAATCCTCGAGCTCGTCGAGATGGAGGTGCGTGAGCTCCTCGCTTCGCAGGAGTTCGACGAGAACGCTCCGGTCATCCCGATCTCCGCTCTCAAGGCTCTCGAGGGTGACGAGAAGTGGGTTCAGTCGATCGTCGACCTCATGCAGGCCGTCGACGACTCCATCCCGGACCCGGTCCGTGAGACCGACAAGCCGTTCCTCATGCCCGTCGAGGACGTCTTCACCATCACGGGTCGTGGCACCGTCGTCACCGGCCGTATCGAGCGTGGCGTGATCAACGTCAACGAAGAGGTCGAGATCGTCGGCATCCGCCCCGATTCGACCAAGACCACGGTCACCGGCATCGAGATGTTCCGCAAGCTGCTCGACCAGGGCCAGGCCGGCGACAACGTCGGTCTCCTCGTCCGCGGCATCAAGCGCGAGGACGTCGAGCGTGGCCAGGTCGTCGTCAAGCCGGGCACCACGACTCCCCACACGGAGTTCGAGGGCCAGGCCTACATCCTCAACAAGGAGGAGGGCGGCCGCCACACGCCGTTCTTCAACAACTACCGTCCGCAGTTCTACTTCCGTACCACGGACGTGACGGGCGTTGTGACCCTCCCCGAGGGCACCGAGATGGTCATGCCCGGTGACAACACCGAGATGTCCGTCAAGCTGATCCAGCCGGTCGCCATGGACGAGGGCCTCCGCTTCGCGATCCGCGAGGGTGGC
- the fusA gene encoding elongation factor G: MAQEVLTDLNKVRNIGIMAHIDAGKTTTTERILFYTGVNYKIGETHDGASTTDWMEQEKERGITITSAAVTCFWNQNQINIIDTPGHVDFTVEVERSLRVLDGAVAVFDGKEGVEPQSEQVWRQAAKYDVPRICFVNKMDKMGADFFFTVQTIIDRLGAKPLVLQIPIGAEDNFDGVVDLVEMKALTWRGTTEIGTAATVEEIPAELADKAAEYREKLLETVAESDEELMEKYFGGEELTVAEIKGAIRKLTIASELYPVLCGTAFKNKGIQPMLDAVIDYLPNPLDIGEVIGHQVGNEEEELRRKPSKDEPFSALAFKIAAHPFFGKLTFVRVYSGRIDSGTQVLNSTKGKKERIGKLFQMHANKENPVDEAVAGHIYAMIGLKDTTTGDTLCAQDAPIVLESMTFPDPVIQVSIEPKSKADQEKLSTAIQKLAEEDPTFSVELDDETGQTVIGGMGELHLDILVDRMRREFKVEANVGKPQVAYRETITKPVEKLEFTHKKQTGGSGQFAKVIIGLSPFVGEDGATYEFENKVTGGRIPREYIPSVDAGAQDAMQYGVLAGYPLVNLKVTLIDGAYHDVDSSEMAFKIAGSQALKEAARKAAPVILEPLMAVEVTTPEDYMGEVIGDLNSRRGQIQAMEERSGARVVKALVPLSEMFGYIGDLRSKTQGRANFSMVFDSYAEVPSNVSKEIIAKATGE, translated from the coding sequence GTGGCACAGGAAGTGCTGACCGACCTGAACAAGGTCCGCAACATCGGCATCATGGCGCACATCGATGCCGGCAAGACCACCACCACCGAGCGCATCCTCTTCTACACCGGTGTCAATTACAAGATCGGTGAGACCCACGACGGTGCCTCGACCACCGACTGGATGGAGCAGGAGAAGGAGCGGGGTATCACCATCACCTCCGCGGCCGTGACCTGCTTCTGGAACCAGAACCAGATCAACATCATCGACACCCCCGGCCACGTTGACTTCACGGTCGAGGTCGAGCGGTCGCTGCGCGTCCTCGACGGCGCGGTCGCCGTGTTCGACGGCAAGGAGGGCGTCGAGCCCCAGTCCGAGCAGGTCTGGCGGCAGGCGGCCAAGTACGACGTTCCGCGCATCTGCTTCGTCAACAAGATGGACAAGATGGGTGCGGACTTTTTCTTCACCGTGCAGACGATCATCGATCGTCTCGGTGCGAAGCCGCTCGTCCTGCAGATCCCGATCGGCGCCGAGGACAACTTCGACGGTGTCGTCGACCTCGTCGAGATGAAGGCGCTCACCTGGCGCGGCACCACCGAGATCGGCACCGCGGCCACGGTCGAGGAGATCCCGGCGGAGCTCGCCGACAAGGCTGCCGAGTACCGCGAGAAGCTGCTCGAGACCGTCGCCGAGTCCGACGAAGAGCTCATGGAGAAGTACTTCGGTGGCGAAGAGCTGACCGTCGCCGAGATCAAGGGCGCGATCCGCAAGCTCACCATCGCTTCCGAGCTCTACCCGGTGCTCTGCGGCACCGCGTTCAAGAACAAGGGCATCCAGCCCATGCTCGACGCGGTCATCGACTACCTGCCGAACCCGCTCGACATCGGTGAGGTCATCGGCCACCAGGTCGGTAACGAAGAAGAAGAACTGCGTCGTAAGCCCTCGAAGGACGAGCCGTTCTCCGCGCTCGCTTTCAAGATCGCCGCGCACCCCTTCTTCGGCAAGCTGACCTTCGTCCGCGTGTACTCCGGCCGGATCGACTCGGGCACCCAGGTGCTCAACTCGACCAAGGGCAAGAAGGAGCGCATCGGCAAGCTGTTCCAGATGCACGCCAACAAGGAGAACCCGGTCGACGAGGCCGTGGCCGGCCACATCTACGCGATGATCGGCCTGAAGGACACCACGACCGGCGACACCCTGTGCGCGCAGGACGCCCCGATCGTGCTCGAGTCCATGACCTTCCCGGACCCGGTCATCCAGGTCTCCATCGAGCCGAAGTCGAAGGCCGACCAGGAGAAGCTGTCGACGGCCATCCAGAAGCTCGCCGAAGAGGACCCGACCTTCTCCGTCGAGCTCGACGACGAGACCGGCCAGACCGTCATCGGCGGCATGGGCGAGCTCCACCTCGACATCCTCGTCGACCGCATGCGTCGCGAGTTCAAGGTCGAGGCCAACGTCGGCAAGCCGCAGGTCGCGTACCGCGAGACGATCACCAAGCCGGTCGAGAAGCTCGAGTTCACGCACAAGAAGCAGACCGGTGGATCGGGTCAGTTCGCGAAGGTCATCATCGGCCTCTCGCCGTTCGTCGGCGAGGACGGCGCGACCTACGAGTTCGAGAACAAGGTCACCGGTGGCCGCATCCCGCGTGAGTACATCCCGTCGGTCGATGCGGGCGCTCAGGACGCCATGCAGTACGGCGTGCTCGCCGGCTACCCGCTGGTGAACCTGAAGGTCACCCTCATCGACGGTGCGTACCACGACGTCGACTCGTCCGAAATGGCGTTCAAGATCGCCGGCTCGCAGGCGCTGAAGGAAGCGGCCCGCAAGGCCGCCCCGGTGATCCTCGAGCCCCTCATGGCCGTCGAGGTCACCACGCCCGAGGACTACATGGGTGAAGTGATCGGCGACCTGAACTCCCGCCGTGGCCAGATCCAGGCCATGGAGGAACGCAGTGGTGCCCGTGTCGTGAAGGCGCTGGTTCCGCTCTCGGAGATGTTCGGTTACATCGGTGATCTGCGGTCGAAGACCCAGGGTCGCGCGAACTTCTCCATGGTGTTCGATTCCTACGCAGAGGTTCCCTCGAACGTCTCGAAGGAAATCATCGCCAAGGCGACCGGAGAGTAG
- the rpsL gene encoding 30S ribosomal protein S12: MPTINQLVRKGRRDKAAKVKSAALKGSPQRRGVCTRVYTTTPKKPNSALRKVARVRLTSQVEVTAYIPGEGHNLQEHSMVLVRGGRVKDLPGVRYKIIRGSLDTQGVKNRKQARSRYGAKKEKG, encoded by the coding sequence ATGCCAACCATCAATCAGCTGGTCCGTAAGGGCCGCCGCGACAAGGCCGCCAAGGTCAAGAGCGCGGCGCTCAAGGGCAGCCCCCAGCGTCGCGGCGTGTGCACTCGCGTGTACACCACCACCCCGAAGAAGCCGAACTCGGCTCTCCGGAAGGTCGCCCGTGTGCGTCTGACCTCCCAGGTCGAGGTCACCGCCTACATCCCCGGTGAGGGCCACAACCTCCAGGAGCACTCGATGGTGCTCGTGCGTGGCGGTCGTGTGAAGGACCTCCCGGGTGTGCGTTACAAGATCATCCGCGGCTCGCTCGACACCCAGGGTGTCAAGAACCGCAAGCAGGCCCGCAGCCGCTACGGAGCGAAGAAGGAGAAGGGCTGA